One Oryza brachyantha chromosome 3, ObraRS2, whole genome shotgun sequence DNA segment encodes these proteins:
- the LOC102703382 gene encoding ADP-ribosylation factor 1-like yields the protein MGLTFTKLFSRLFAKKEMRILMVGLDAAGKTTILYKLKLGEIVTTIPTIGFNVETVEYKNISFTVWDVGGQDKIRPLWRHYFQNTQGLIFVVDSNDRDRVVEARDELHRMLNEDELRDAVLLVFANKQDLPNAMNAAEITDKLGLHSLRQRHWYIQSTCATTGEGLYEGLDWLSSNIASKA from the exons ATGGGGCTCACGTTCACCAAGCTGTTCAGCCGGCTCTTCGCCAAGAAGGAGATGCGGATCCTGATGGTGgggctcgacgccgccggaaAGACCACCATCCTCTACAAGCTCAAGCTGGGGGAGATCGTCACCACCATCCCTACCATCG GATTCAATGTTGAAACTGTGGAGTACAAGAACATCAGCTTCACTGTTTGGGATGTGGGGGGTCAGGACAAG ATCAGACCTCTGTGGAGGCATTATTTCCAGAACACCCAGGGTCTCATCTTTGTTGTGGACAGCAATGATAGGGACCGTGTTGTTGAAGCCAGGGATGAGCTTCACAGGATGCTGAATGAG GATGAGTTACGTGATGCTGTGCTGCTTGTCTTCGCTAACAAGCAAGATCTGCCAAATGCTATGAATGCTGCTGAGATCACTGATAAGCTTGGACTGCACTCCCTTCGCCAGCGACACTG GTACATCCAGAGCACCTGTGCTACAACAGGTGAGGGATTGTATGAGGGCCTGGACTGGCTGTCCAGCAACATTGCCAGCAAG GCCTAA